From a region of the Mytilus galloprovincialis chromosome 3, xbMytGall1.hap1.1, whole genome shotgun sequence genome:
- the LOC143068867 gene encoding uncharacterized protein LOC143068867, translating to MDGEMYYGLKKGPDGKYSYSVEKEKRTVGERNCSKRCKKCLLFNENERLAIFHSFWNNMNWDQKKVFVISMVDKTEAKQKKAENSRRKYSFKYFLKKNGHRVLVCKKMFLSTLAIGERTLYDWLMKSGNGIPEKPNQRSSNHRNPDGNASAKEFLKLLPKMPSHYCRASTSKIYLEPTFTSFSELYREYNNFCSNRGKNIISIKVFRRIFEDEHLSLFQPKKDQCDICCAFEMSNVSEEEYRNHVDRKEKARAEKASDKIRAQTSNDIKVVTLDLEAVLLCPLLKASALYYKTKLGCHNFTVHEMDSTHVTCYFWTESEGELTANSFASCLSDFIDKLEGVKELVIYSDGCTYQNRNLTVSNTLLRQAFEKKITIIQKYLEKGHTQMECDSIHSTIERKLRNKPIYCPQNYIDLIKDARPHQPYDVKYLSHEFFGKYSELKYYSSIRPGNRVGDPVVTNIRVLKYTEDGSIQYKLDFSDQYQDFPRRSKVGLPSVDDTIERLYLSQVPIKKAKYQHLQELKAVIPRDFHPFYDSLPHN from the coding sequence ATGGACGGTGAAATGTATTACGGATTAAAGAAAGGTCCTGATGGAAAGTATTCATATTCAGTAGAAAAAGAAAAACGAACAGTTGGTGAAAGAAATTGCTCAAAGCGatgtaaaaaatgtttattgttcAATGAAAATGAGAGGCTAGCTATATTTCATAGTTTTTGGAATAACATGAACTGGGACCAAAAGAAGGTTTTTGTCATTAGTATGGTTGACAAGACTGAAGCGAAACAGAAGAAAGCTGAAAATAGTAGACGGAAATATTCATTCAAATactttttgaagaaaaatggACATCGAGTGTTGGTGTGCAAGAAAATGTTTTTGTCTACCTTAGCCATAGGAGAACGGACACTCTACGACTGGTTGATGAAAAGTGGAAATGGTATTCCTGAAAAGCCTAACCAAAGATCATCCAATCATCGAAATCCAGATGGAAATGCAAGTGCCAAAGAATTCTTGAAATTGTTGCCTAAAATGCCTTCTCATTATTGCAGAGCAAGTACGTCAAAGATTTACTTAGAACCAACTTTCACCAGCTTTAGTGAACTATACCGCGAATATAACAACTTTTGTTCCAATAGAGGAAAAAACATAATAAGTATCAAAGTTTTTCGAAGGATTTTTGAGGACGAACATTTGTCATTATTTCAACCAAAAAAGGATCAATGTGATATATGTTGTGCTTTTGAGATGAGCAATGTTTCTGAGGAAGAATATAGAAATCATGTAGATCGAAAGGAAAAGGCAAGAGCAGAAAAAGCTTCTGATAAAATTAGGGCACAGACATCTAATGACATAAAAGTAGTGACTCTAGATCTAGAGGCGGTACTTTTATGCCCATTACTTAAGGCTAGTGCCTTGTATTATAAGACTAAATTAGGGTGCCACAACTTTACAGTTCATGAAATGGATTCAACACACGTAACATGCTATTTCTGGACTGAAAGTGAAGGAGAACTCACAGCAAATTCTTTTGCATCCTGCCTTAGCGATTTTATAGATAAGCTTGAGGGTGTGAAAGAACTTGTCATCTACAGTGATGGCTGTACATACCAAAACCGAAATTTAACGGTATCAAATACACTTCTTCGCCAAGCCTTTGAAAAAAAGATCACaatcattcaaaaatatttagaaaaaggaCACACACAGATGGAGTGCGATAGCATCCACAGTACTATAGAAAGAAAACTTAGAAACAAACCAATCTACTGTCCGCAGAACTATATAGATCTGATTAAAGATGCAAGGCCACACCAACCCtatgatgtaaaatatttatcacaCGAATTCTTTGGAAAGTATAGTGAATTGAAGTACTACTCATCCATTCGCCCAGGAAATAGGGTTGGAGATCCTGTTGTTACGAATATAAGAGTTCTAAAGTACACAGAAGATGGGTCAATTCAGTACAAGTTAGATTTTTCTGACCAATATCAGGACTTCCCAAGAAGATCGAAAGTTGGTCTACCCAGTGTAGATGATACTATTGAAAGACTATATTTATCGCAAGTGCCTATCAAGAAAGCTAAATATCAACACCTACAAGAACTAAAAGCTGTTATTCCAAGAGACTTCCATCCCTTTTATGACAGTTTACCACATAACTGA